The following DNA comes from Cytophagales bacterium.
TATGGATGGGCTGCTGATGGATTCCCAATCTACTATAAATACGCATACGTGATCTCTGACGATCCCAACAGTGGCATCATAGAACTGAAGTCAAGCTATCAATTGAAGTCTGGTGACCGTGGAGGAGATGGCACCACAGCACCTGATGGAACGCATGATGGCACATATATTCAGGATTATGAATTTGTAGAAGGATTAGGAGATTTGGATGAATGCAATGGAAGAATGGGCATCACTCCGGAATATCCCAATGGCACCTATTATTATGTCATCACAACCGACTTCCCGAAAATACCGAATTGCTTCGTCGGAACGCCCAGCGAAGATTTCCAAATTGGCAGGTAATAATAATACAACAAACGAAAAAAGCCTTTCTACGCAATGTAGAATGGCTTTTCTCTTTAAATCCTCTGTATTGAATTACCAGATCTTTACTCGCTCGGATTCTGGTTTCCAAAGCTCGTCACCTTCTTTGATGTCGAAGGCTTGATAGAACTGCTCCATGTTCTCCAATGGTCCGATGGCACGGAACATGGCAGGACTATGAGGGTCAGTTAATACTTGTGTTCTCAAGGTCTCATCACGGTATTTGGTTCTCCAGATAGTGGCCCAGGATAAGAACAGGCGCTGCTCGGGCGTAAATCCATCAATTTTTCCAGGATTACCATTTTCAGCCAAATAGATCTGCAGCGCATCATATGCTGCATTCAGCCCACCAAGATCACCGATGTTTTCACCCAGGGTTAATTTTCCTTGAACGTAAACACTGTCCAGCGCTTCATAACCGTCAAATTGTGCCACCAATTGATCCGCTCGAGCATTGAAATTTTCACGATCTTCATCGGTCCACCAGTTGATCATGTTCCCTTCAAAATCGAATCGACTTCCCTGATCATCAAAACCATGAGAGATCTCATGACCAATCACAGCACCCATACCACCATAATTCACAGCGGCATCTGCCTCATAATTGTAAAAAGGTGGTTGTAAAATGGCCGCAGGAAATACAATTTCATTATTCAATGGATTGAAATAGGCATTGACCGTTTGTGGGCTCATTGCCCATAGAGTCTTATCTACTTCCTCTCCGATCTCACTGATGTTTTCATCAAACTGCCATTTCCAGGCATTTTCCATGTTGCTCAGAAAGCTGTAGAATTCTCCGGTATTTTCAATATTCAGCGCTCCGTATTCTCTCCATTTATCCGGATATCCGATTTTCACGGTCAGGTTATTCAGTTTCTTCAGTGCCTGCTCTTTCGAAGCATCACTCATCCATTCGAGATCTCTGATTCTCTTATCAAACGCCTTCATCAAATTTTCCACCATCTCCTCAGCACTCTTCTTCGCTTCTGGAGGAAAGGTTTCTGCAACATATACTTTACCAATCGCTTCACCAATCACACTATTGGTCGCACCCAACACACGCTCCCATCTGGGTCGCATTTCCTCTGTACCACGAATGGTCTTGCCGTAGAAATCAAAATTGGCTGCTACCAACTCATTGTTCATAAAGTTTGCGGCCCGATCTACAACATTCCATTTCAGGTAGGCTTTGGTGGCATCAAGGCTACTGCTTTCAAGCACTTTACTCACTGTCGAGGTAAACTTGGGCTGCAACACAATCAAAGTATCAACTTTCGATAGGTCTACACCCAGCTGAGTCAAATATTGTTCCCAATTGATCACAGGTGAAAGTTCTTGTAATTCTACAACCGTATGGGGGTTATACAACGCCGGAAGGTTCCTTGCCTCAATCGGAGTAAGAGAAGCCAAAGCCAGCTGATTCTCGATTTCCATAATCCGATCAGCCATTTCAGTATAGTTACCTCCAACCTGAGCCAGTTCCAGAATATTCGCAAGGTGCATCAGGTATTTCTCTCGGATCTCAACACTTTTCTCGTCGGTCTTAGTGTAGTAATCCCTGTTGGGAAGCCCCAAGCCACCTGCCGTGATATACAGTGAATTGATTTTACTGTTCTTCAAGTCTGGGAATGAGGAGACACCTTGGTAAGGTCCATATCCGCTTCGCTGAAGCTCAGCTAATAATTCCTGAACCTGGATCGTATTAGTCACTCCATCAATTTTATCGATCCAGCGGGCAATGGCTCCAACACCTACTGATTCGGCCCTTGAAGAGTCCATTCCTACCGCAAAAAGGTTGATGGCTTTTCTCTCATCGGAACCTTCGTTGAATTCAGGATTTTCTGCAGCACCTTCCATGATGTCCAGTACCATTTCGTTGTTCGCATCGCGCAATGCGGAGAACCCTCCCCACGATCCTTCGTCTGCGGGAATTTCAGCTTCTTTCAGCCAGCTGCCATTGGCAAACTGATAAAAATTTTCCTTTGGATCTACAGATTGATCCAGATTCGCCATGTCCAGAGCAGGTGGCATTTCTCGGCCCGCTTTTTCAGCTTCCGGGGCACAAGCTATCATGACAGTCACCAAAAGTGCTATCCATAATGTATTCTTCATAACAATAAACAAGATATTGGTCGGCAAGATATTTGCCATGGAAACTATCTGGAACAGATAATTAGAAGAACGGCCAAATAAACTGACCACAAAACCAGATAGCCTGAAAAGTTAAACGGCGAAACTTCACAGAATCGCCGTACGGTTAATAAATTTTAAGAAACTGTGGTATCGCAGGATCAGGCAAGATCCTTGGTCAATTCATTTTGCATGTACCATTTCATCGACAAGAACTGAGATACTTTGTTAGGTAGTTCTTTCTGTCTGTCGATGTTGCGATCCAGATTCTTCAATACATTTTTAAGACAATCTTGAAAAAGTACAGCTTCATCTAGTTCTGCTTCTAACTCTTTTGCTCTCTCTACGGTTGATGTACTCATAATAACTGGGCTGATCGAAAAGGTTTCTTTAAAAAACTTAAGTGAAATTAAGATGCTTGCTTCAATGCAACATGACACCCTTGAGTCAACCGGAAAATGAACGGCCAAACAGGAAAAAAGAGGACTGCTTAAAAAATCACCTGTTTAGCAGATACTTTCTTATGGTGAAGAATGACCCCATGCTATGGAAACGTATATTGCCATGCCCGTAGCTCGTGAGAGGCACCTTAAAGAAAGGCGCTACTTCTACAGCAAGGTGATTGCCAAATCGTCGTTCAAAATGAACCTGGAGGTTTCCTACTCCAAAGAAATGTTGGTTCGCATTACTGACCCCCCACTCAGATTTCCATCCACTTTCCAGCTCATATTGATAATCTTCCTGCAACATGATATAACTGGATACTCCTGCTGATGCATAGACATTTAACTTGGGTCGGTCAACCAGCTGGTATTTTAGATTGATCGGAATGTCTAACACCTGGCAATCCGCGTCGATCTTCGCAGGACGTTCACCATTCGTAACATTTCCCCAAAATCCCGCAGGAGGGCTATATTCTTCTCCCCCAACCAGGTATCGTTTCGAGGTGTTGAAGGCGCCTACCGAAATTGCCAATCGAGGCGTAACCCAATAATCAACGACAATGCCCAGGTCTCGGCCCAGGCGATTATAACGAAAGATTTCATTAGAACTCAAATCGGGAGCCAAACTGATCCCCATTGACAATCGCGAATAAGAACTCCGAACACCTCGCCTCACAATGGGGCTACTATCCACTTCATTACTTCCCCCATCAGCCTCATTTATTTGGACTTGATCCAGCTGATCAGGAAACTCTGGGAATTCACCACTGAGGTCGATTCCTATACCTGTAAACAGTTCGTAATCACTATTATCTTCTTCATCACGATCCAATAAGGCAGTCTCGGGCTGTACTGAGGTCACTTCATCATTGCTCGCTGATTCCGATATTGGAATTGTTGGGCTTTCCTTTGGAGATTCAACTATCTGCTTCTGAACATTTGAAGCTTCCTGCACATCATTGGATGAAGGTGATGATGTTATGTCACTTGAAACTATAGAAGATGAAGTAGGAGCATCCTTTGCGGAAAGTGATGATATACGCTGTGGATCACCAGTTGTGGTTTGGGTCTCTTTCTCTGCAAGCGATTCTATTTGTTGGACTTCCTTACCAGTATCGGGAGAGATCACCGAAGCCGTATTTTCAGATGCATTTTGGCCAACTGGTGTTACAGGATCAACATCACTTACTTTTTCGGACTGGCCCTCAGTAGTTGCAACTGATTGAACCTGTCCTTCAGGTTTAAAATCCTCAGCAACATCGGTCGTCAACGCATCCTTAGTAGGCATCACTTCATCACCGGCCCCTTGAATAGAGGCAGGAGTTTCATTTGAGCCCGACCCAATAAACCAGGACCATACGAAAACCAGCCCTACCAATAACGATACCACATTACTGAAATAGTAATATCCATTGCCTGGATTGGTTACGACCGGCAGCTGTGCGTCCAGCATTGATTCCATCTGGGTCCAGTGTGATTCATTGAATGGAATCTGGGCTTCAGACTGGTCAACGACCTTACGAACAAAGTCTTCGATATTTTCCTGTTTATCAGACATTGATCAACTCACCTCGAAAAGCTCTTCGAGCATTTCTTTCATTTTTCTTTTGGCCTTGAATAAATTGGATTTTGTTGTGCCAATAGACACGCCTAGTTTATCAGCGATCTCTTCGTGAGAAAAGCCTTCAATCACATACAAATTAAATACCGCGCGATAAGAAGGTGGCAACTGGGCCATCAATCCCACGATCTCTTGATAAGAAATACCACTAATCACATCTGCAGCCCGATCTGGTTCATTGACCTCCTCCACATCATCCATCAATGGCTGCTTGGCTGCCACATTATAATGATCAATGGCGGTATTGACGATAATCCGTCGAAACCATGGTTTGAATGGCTTATCCAGATCAAAATTCTTCAAGTACTTAAACACCTTCATAAAACCATCATTCAAGATCATCACTGCTTCATCTTCGCTCCCAGAATACCTCAAACCGATGCTCATACCATAAGCATAGAAGTGCTGATAGAGCTCCTTTTGACTGGATCTCTTGTTTTTCAGGCACCCTTTGAGGATAGCGATCAGTTTGTCGTCGGTGTTCATTCGCGGTTACAATGCCCTATACCGGAGCATTGTCCAAATGGTTTGTTCGGGTCAAGGTTAATTTAATAAAAATATTACCACGACCATTGTTCCACGACTGGAAACCTCAATACGAGATTTATGAATGGAATGTCGTACAGGCGAAATTCCGGGATGATTAAAGAAATGAAAAAGGATTAGAACAGCGTTAAACGTAGTTATTCAGCATTACTGGCATCACGAGCATCAAGATATCTTCGTTCTCGTCTTTATCATCCGGCAATAAGATACCCGCTCTGTTAGGCGCGCTCAATCGCAACGTGACTTTATCTGCTTCGATGTTACCCAACATCTCGATCAGGAACTTTGCATTGAAGCCGATTTCTATGTCCTCACCATCGTGTTCACAAGAAAGTCGTTCGTTTGCCTCATTAGAGAAGTCCAGATCCTCTGCAGAAATCTGCAACTCACTGCCCGTGAGCTTCAATCTCACCTGATAAGTGGTCTTGTTCGCGTAGATTGCGATCCGCTTCAATGAACCAAGCAGCTCACCTTTTGCGATAGACATCACATTGTTGTTGTCCACAGGAATCACGTTTTCGTAATCCGGATAACGCTCGTCGATCAGTCGACAGATCATTTTCACGTTATTGAAATCGAAGAATGCATTGGAAGCATTGAATTCGACACTCACACTTGTATTTTCCTGAGGAAGGGTCGTCTTCAACAGATTCAGAGCTTTTCGTGGAATGATCATGCTGTGCCCCATGTCAGAAGCTACGTCTACACGTCGGTATCTAATCAAACGGTGGCTATCTGTCGCTACGAAGGTAGTATTGGTCTCATCCAACTTCACGAATACGCCTGTCATCGCAGGTCTTAACTCATCGTTACTGGTAGCGAAGATGGTATTGTTCAAGGCCCGGGCCAGCACATCTGAAGAAAGGTTCACAGAGTATCCGTCAGATACGGCAGGCACCTTAGGAAAATCAGTCGCATTTTCGCCGGCAAGCTTATAACGTCCGTTATCGGAATTGATCTCAATACTATAAGTACTGTCATCAATAGAGAAAGTCACAGGCTGCTCTGGAAGGTTCCTTAAGGTTTCGAGCAAGATCTTCGCCGGGATAGCAATGCTGCCATCTTCCTTGGCTTCCACTTCCAATTCAGTCATCATGGAAGTCTGCAAATCAGAAGCGGTCACAGAAAGTGTTCCGTCGTTGATCTCGAACAAAAAGTTTTCCAAAATTGGAACAACCGGATTTGTGGTGATCACCCCATTGATGGCAGAGAGTTGCTTCAATAGGTACGATGAGGAGACAATAAATTTCATACTTGCTTACTGATTTTCTTTTTTGCCCAAAAGCCTGATTTTCCCATGGCGTTATAAGGCGCCAAAATTTAGGGTGGGCAAATTTAAATACAAAACTTGATTTTCCCGATGAAGCAGGGACATGCTTTTCGCTGAAAATTAACGCACTATGCGTTTTTGAAAGAAAGTTGACCTAATCAGCAGTATTCAAGGAGAAATCGGCTGGCTTTTTTAACCAGTTTTGTATCCTGCTTGACGCAATGACAGTCATGTCTTTCTCATTAACTACTGTCAATTGGAAGCTCTCACCGGGAAGCGCCGGAAAAATATCTAAAACCAATGGCTCCGCCAATCCAAGATCATGGATGATCAACTGTGACTTCTCTTGTGTATTTCGCAGGCTGTCATATTGCGGGAATTTCCCCGCACTAATGCGTTCATTGGCCTGCAGGTAATTGAATCCATTTAAGTAATTGACCAAGGCGAGAGTATCATAAACCTCAAGTCCATCAATTTGAAAGTAGCTATCCTTCAGGCCTGCATTGAACACCAGTTGATCATTTCGTTTCACTTCAATCTGGTCGATGGTTCGGAAGTTTCCTCGAAAAATGAGTCGGTCTCGCCACTGGTCAGTCGTCAATTGAAAGATGCCTCCTACAAAATCGCGATAACCTGGGATCTCTACCTCATACCCGACATTCAGGTTGGGCTCCAGAAAATAAGTCTTGGTGTAGGTACGATTGCCCAATACATAAAATGACCTCCCTTGTTCCGCCAATTCGACTAATACTGCATCAGACTCTACTCGGGATTTCAATTCTTCCAGCTGTGTATCACCGAGTTGCCTCTTGACGGCCACCCGATTCATAACCGCCAACAAAATGCGTGTATACCCCGGATCGGTTCCAAATTCTTGATTTAATGTCCAGGTCTCACCATCTCTTTGCAGAAGATTGACTACCTCACCATTCGTCAATCTGACAGAGACAACTGCACTAGTATCGGCAATGGCGATATTATAGTTCTTCTCTCTCGAAAAAGTACCTGAACTTGACAGAAAGAACGTCAGGTTGACAATCACGAGAAATCCTGCAATCGAAAAAAATCGTAGGTTCTTCTCTTTCATTTTGCAAATTTTCTTTTTCGA
Coding sequences within:
- a CDS encoding M13 family metallopeptidase; its protein translation is MKNTLWIALLVTVMIACAPEAEKAGREMPPALDMANLDQSVDPKENFYQFANGSWLKEAEIPADEGSWGGFSALRDANNEMVLDIMEGAAENPEFNEGSDERKAINLFAVGMDSSRAESVGVGAIARWIDKIDGVTNTIQVQELLAELQRSGYGPYQGVSSFPDLKNSKINSLYITAGGLGLPNRDYYTKTDEKSVEIREKYLMHLANILELAQVGGNYTEMADRIMEIENQLALASLTPIEARNLPALYNPHTVVELQELSPVINWEQYLTQLGVDLSKVDTLIVLQPKFTSTVSKVLESSSLDATKAYLKWNVVDRAANFMNNELVAANFDFYGKTIRGTEEMRPRWERVLGATNSVIGEAIGKVYVAETFPPEAKKSAEEMVENLMKAFDKRIRDLEWMSDASKEQALKKLNNLTVKIGYPDKWREYGALNIENTGEFYSFLSNMENAWKWQFDENISEIGEEVDKTLWAMSPQTVNAYFNPLNNEIVFPAAILQPPFYNYEADAAVNYGGMGAVIGHEISHGFDDQGSRFDFEGNMINWWTDEDRENFNARADQLVAQFDGYEALDSVYVQGKLTLGENIGDLGGLNAAYDALQIYLAENGNPGKIDGFTPEQRLFLSWATIWRTKYRDETLRTQVLTDPHSPAMFRAIGPLENMEQFYQAFDIKEGDELWKPESERVKIW
- a CDS encoding RNA polymerase sigma factor translates to MNTDDKLIAILKGCLKNKRSSQKELYQHFYAYGMSIGLRYSGSEDEAVMILNDGFMKVFKYLKNFDLDKPFKPWFRRIIVNTAIDHYNVAAKQPLMDDVEEVNEPDRAADVISGISYQEIVGLMAQLPPSYRAVFNLYVIEGFSHEEIADKLGVSIGTTKSNLFKAKRKMKEMLEELFEVS
- the dnaN gene encoding DNA polymerase III subunit beta, which produces MKFIVSSSYLLKQLSAINGVITTNPVVPILENFLFEINDGTLSVTASDLQTSMMTELEVEAKEDGSIAIPAKILLETLRNLPEQPVTFSIDDSTYSIEINSDNGRYKLAGENATDFPKVPAVSDGYSVNLSSDVLARALNNTIFATSNDELRPAMTGVFVKLDETNTTFVATDSHRLIRYRRVDVASDMGHSMIIPRKALNLLKTTLPQENTSVSVEFNASNAFFDFNNVKMICRLIDERYPDYENVIPVDNNNVMSIAKGELLGSLKRIAIYANKTTYQVRLKLTGSELQISAEDLDFSNEANERLSCEHDGEDIEIGFNAKFLIEMLGNIEADKVTLRLSAPNRAGILLPDDKDENEDILMLVMPVMLNNYV